In Phaseolus vulgaris cultivar G19833 chromosome 10, P. vulgaris v2.0, whole genome shotgun sequence, a single genomic region encodes these proteins:
- the LOC137818093 gene encoding uncharacterized protein C630.12 gives MKQHELTLLLCLLWALTLLYGEMFAYWVPSLFTCSWPHLLRSSSSSTAQTDGGNYQADYVKVAVIADPQLMDKTSLHLPPKSLALELAEFYTDLNMRRSFFASVLSFKPDVILFLGDYFDGGPYLSDEEWQESFSRFRHIFGLNAQGKYTDMQVYYIPGNHDIGYGSLHSLKPEVIQRYEEAFGTRNYRFTVGKVDFIAIDAQVVDGQPQNHLTSQAWDFLKNISVGDVVHPRVLLTHIPLYRRDDTDCGPHRSSPVINQRINYALNGNTNEIAYQNYVSEKSSKYLLDAIKPKLILSGHDHDQCTVTHQPKSGPVEEHTLGTISWQQGNLYPSFMLLSVDNSTLPNASIPRDALLTHLCYLPIQLHIYIWYIVLFVLTLLATLFWPTSGTSFWHQCWGLSGCCKQLISGIFSRSETKDKDEDANYEYEMMWDAEGSMHLVKKPLNPSTVNSNDRSLGERGNVVMRAAARKNTAQEGEHSVNVDMASGIALDPVGRIPPRTGKSKTKLIIQRLIRTLRMFTVIAAVNVPLYMMLLFKDWIDK, from the exons ATGAAGCAGCACGAGTTAACTCTGTTGTTGTGCCTCTTATGGGCACTAACCCTTCTCTATGGTGAGATGTTCGCTTATTGGGTTCCTTCCCTCTTCACCTGTTCATGGCCCCATCTGCTCCGCAGCTCTTCTTCTTCAACG GCTCAAACAGACGGTGGGAATTACCAAGCCGATTATGTAAAAGTTGCTGTTATTGCAGATCCACAG CTCATGGATAAAACTTCTCTCCATCTTCCTCCAAAATCACTTGCACTGGAGCTAGCGGAATTCTACACTGATTTAAACATGCGTAGATCATTCTTTGCATCTGTCCTGTCTTTCAAACCTGATGTCATATTGTTTTTAGGTGATTACTTTGATGGAGGTCCTTATTTATCAGATGAAGA ATGGCAAGAGTCTTTCAGTCGCTTCAGACATATCTTTGGTTTGAATGCACAAGGAAAATACACGGACATGCAAGTTTACTACATTCCGGGAAACCATGATATTGGGTACGGAAGTCTTCATTCTCTAAAACCAGAG GTTATCCAACGGTATGAGGAAGCATTTGGGACAAGGAACTACAGATTTACCGTCGGAAAAGTGGATTTTATTGCCATTGATGCTCAAGTTGTGGATG GACAACCACAGAATCATCTGACTTCTCAAGCTTGGGATTTTCTGAAGAATATCTCTGTTG GTGATGTGGTTCATCCAAGAGTCTTGTTGACACATATTCCTTTATATCGACGTGATGATACTGACTGTGGTCCTCATCGTAGTTCCCCAGTTATCAATCAG AGGATAAATTATGCTCTAAATGGTAATACTAATGAGATAGC GTATCAAAATTATGTTTCTGAGAAGTCTTCAAAGTACTTACTGGATGCAATCAAACCT aaGCTTATTTTGTCCGGTCATGATCATGATCAGTGTACCGTCACTCATCAACCTAAATCTGGGCCTGTAGAAGAG CACACTCTAGGTACTATAAGTTGGCAACAAGGAAACTTGTATCCTTCGTTCATGCTGTTATCAGTTGACAACTCAACTCTTCCAAATGCTTCCATTCCAAGAGATGCTTTGTTGACTCACTTGTGTTATCTTCCAATTCAATTACACATTTACATATG GTATATTGTGCTATTTGTCCTTACCCTTCTTGCCACCCTATTTTGGCCAACAAGTGGCACAAGTTTTTGGCATCAGTGTTGGGGCTTATCTGGCTGTTGTAAACAACTAATCTCTGGCATCTTTTCTAGAAGTGAAACGAAAGACAAGGATGAGGATGCTAACTATGAATATGAGATGATGTGGGATGCAGAAGGGTCAATGCATCTTGTAAAGAAACCCTTGAATCCATCTACTGTAAATTCAAACGACCGAAGCTTAGGAGAAAG GGGTAATGTTGTGATGCGGGCAGCAGCTAGAAAAAATACTGCTCAGGAAGGAGAACACTCTGTAAACGTGGATATGGCTTCAGGAATTGCTCTTGATCCTGTTGGTAGAATACCTCCCAGAACAGGCAAATCAAAGACAAAACTTATAATCCAGAGGTTGATACGAACACTGCGAATGTTCACTGTCATTGCAGCAGTTAATGTTCCACTTTACATGATGTTGCTATTCAAGGATTGGATTGACAAATAA
- the LOC137818092 gene encoding uncharacterized protein, protein MSARLMKKVLNEQHHLHEHVSEEEEEEENDSEPITRSSINPFDLLNDQDSEPENQGDELASSNETLASYGDDDDKEGSSSLKPTAEVSVSNPKSKKKKKKKIKDNAAAANKMRDDKELDLILEDLSLNVNSSAEQPVSSKDKIKSVKQQATSVLKVDPKYLNAENELRRIFGSKVMKSFESSNQASSSRQMRGVRGRVHYNLRKSVLVTPSDNWLRCDDSLSMQFLELKNGYNYFRYVHSPSYSQSQRAFEAAKAINDINGIASILQHRPYHIDSLLTMAEYFTVLGEQPMSADAIARCLYALECAWHPMFNPLQGNCQLKFKHDTNKPIFTALFTHMKNLDRRGCHRSALEVCKLLLSLDSDDPMGAIFCIDYFALRAEEYAWLEKFSEEYKSDNSIWLFPNFSYSLAICRFYLEREACKSDGMNAEKSSSTDLMKQALMLHPSVIKKLVAKVPLKDRTWTDILQHAFFRSDQTGIPSLDHLINIYVERDYLIWRLPDLQKLLSGAAKLVIETLESNKSEVKDWACVRKEAFSSEKNEYGHLLVSDFSDSLSSIPRENLQQFMGVPRMMEDGMQDENQFANLPGNGHAPRGVANRNALAVLFESMLPWVTYEDTEDGEPDDNQHDDHRQDNQ, encoded by the exons ATGTCAGCTCGATTGATGAAGAAGGTTCTGAACGAGCAACACCATCTTCACGAACACGTGagcgaagaagaagaagaagaagagaacgATTCTGAGCCCATCACTCGCTCCTCCATCAACCCTTTCGACCTCCTTAATGACCAAGATTCTGAACCCGAAAACCAG GGAGATGAGTTGGCGTCCTCTAATGAAACATTGGCGAGttatggtgatgatgatgataaagAGGGGTCATCTTCATTGAAACCTACTGCTGAGGTTTCCGTATCAAATCCCAAAtcgaagaaaaagaaaaagaagaaaatcaaGGATAATGCTGCTGCAGCAAACAAAATGAGAGATGATAAAGAATTGGACTTGATTCTAGAAGATTTATCTCTGAATGTCAACTCATCAGCTGAGCAACCTGTTTCTAGCAAAGACAAAATTAAATCTGTTAAACAGCAAGCAACCTCCGTATTGAAGGTGGATCCTAAATATTTGAATGCTGAAAATGAGCTGAGAAGAATATTCGGATCCAAGGTTATGAAATCATTTGAGAGCAGCAATCAAGCGAGCAGTTCTAGGCAAATGCGAGGGGTGAGGGGGCGTGTACATTATAATCTTAGAAAGAGTGTTCTTGTCACTCCATCAGACAATTGGCTCCGTTGTGATGACTCTTTGTCCATGCAGTTTCTGGAGTTGAAAAATGGATATAACTACTTCAG ATATGTACACTCGCCTTCTTACTCCCAATCTCAGAGAGCATTTGAAGCTGCCAAAGCAATTAATGACATAAATGGCATAGCAAGCATATTACAGCACCGTCCTTATCATATTGATTCCCTTCTAACAATGGCAGAATATTTTACAGTATTGGGTGAACAACCGATGTCTGCAGATGCTATTGCCAGGTGTCTATATGCCCTTGAATGTGCGTGGCATCCCATGTTCAATCCACTGCAGGGAAATTGCCAGTTGAAGTTCAAGCATGATACAAACAAACCTATATTCACAGCTCTTTTCACTCACATGAAAAATTTGGACAGGCGTGGCTGTCATAGATCTGCCTTAGAggtctgcaagttgttgcttTCCCTAGATTCTGATGATCCCATGGGGGCTATTTTCTGCATTGACTACTTTGCTTTAAGGGCTGAGGAATACGCATGGCTGGAGAAGTTTTCTGAAGAATATAAAAGTGATAACTCCATTTGGTTGTTTCCAAACTTCTCTTATTCCCTTGCCATTTGTCGGTTTTACCTTGAGCGCGAGGCCTGCAAAAGTGATGGTATGAATGCTGAAAAGTCTTCATCGACTGATCTTATGAAACAAGCATTGATGCTTCATCCCTCAGTTATAAAGAAGCTAGTTGCAAAAGTACCATTGAAAGATCGCACATGGACAGATATTCTCCAGCATGCTTTTTTCCGGTCAGATCAAACAGGAATTCCATCTCTAGATCACTTGATTAATATATATGTTGAGAGAGATTATCTTATATGGAGGCTTCCTGATCTGCAAAAACTTCTTAGTGGTGCTGCAAAACTAGTGATTGAAACACTAGAAAGTAATAAAAGTGAAGTCAAGGATTGGGCTTGTGTCAGAAAAGAAGCATTTTCATCTGAGAAAAATGA GTATGGACATTTGCTGGTATCTGATTTCTCCGATTCACTCTCATCAATTCCGCGAGAAAATCTTCAACAATTTATGGGCGTTCCAAGGATGATGGAGGATGGTATGCAGGATGAAAACCAATTTGCTAATCTGCCTGGCAATGGTCATGCTCCTCGTGGTGTTGCAAATAGGAATGCATTAGCTGTCTTGTTTGAGTCAATGCTACCATGGGTTACTTACGAGGATACAGAGGATGGTGAACCTGATGATAATCAACATGATGACCACAGACAAGACAATCAATGA
- the LOC137819274 gene encoding uncharacterized protein C594.04c-like: protein MGSCRNLKNAVIAFLVPLPSIFFYLSFLNQYDSPNSSSLWSTLWSWCYHHPLLLANTLFFLNVNVLFWVIGLIQSSHWMIDPYWTVIPVMLVHYYATHPLAHYDLWRSRIVVLLTWVWSVRLTHNYFRREGWQWGAREDWRFTEMNEQYGKQWWWISFFAVYVSQQMFLIALSLPLYAVHTVNQPLSMWDLAATVVCLFGIVIAYFSDTQLYEFMNRNNKLKGLGKPVAPVLDSGLWYYCRHPNYFGEQLWWWGLAVFAWNLGLGWTFIGALVNTMCLAYVTKLVEDRMLKKESRAEAFRLYQKTTSVWIPWFKSSSSEVKNKKT from the exons ATGGGAAGTTGCCGCAATTTGAAGAACGCTGTGATAGCATTTTTGGTTCCTCTTCCCTCCATCTTCTTCTACCTCTCATTCCTCAACCAATACGACTCACCAAATTCCTCATCACTGTGGTCAACTTTGTGGTCATGGTGCTATCACCACCCTCTTCTATTAGCCAACACTCTCTTCTTCCTCAACGTCAATGTTCTCTTCTGGGTCATAGGCCTAATCCAGTCCAGCCACTGG ATGATTGACCCCTATTGGACTGTGATACCTGTGATGCTTGTTCACTACTATGCCACTCACCCTTTAGCGCATTATGATTTGTGGAGGTCTAGGATCGTGGTTTTATTGACTTGGGTGTGGAGTGTGAGGCTCACTCATAACTATTTCAGGAGAGAAGGGTGGCAATGGGGTGCCAGGGAAGACTGGCGTTTCACTGAGATGAATGAACAGTATGGAAAGCAATGGTGGTGGATTTCATTCTTTGCTGTCTATGTCTCCCAACAG ATGTTTTTGATTGCATTGTCCCTTCCCTTGTATGCGGTCCATACTGTCAATCAGCCACTGAGCATGTGGGACTTGGCGGCTACTGTTGTCTGTTTATTTGGCATTGTGATAGCATACTTTTCTGATACACAGCTCTATGAGTTTATGAATAGAAACAACAAGCTGAAGGGGCTTGGTAAACCTGTGGCTCCTGTTCTTGACAGTGGCTTGTGGTATTACTGCCGGCATCCAAATTACTTTGGTGAGCAGCTGTGGTGGTGGGGGCTGGCTGTGTTTGCATGGAATCTGGGACTTGGGTGGACCTTTATTGGAGCTTTGGTTAATACTATGTGTTTGGCTTATGTGACTAAGCTTGTGGAGGACCGAATGTTGAAAAAAGAAAGTAGAGCAGAAGCGTTTAGGCTATATCAAAAGACAACCTCTGTGTGGATACCTTGGTTCAAGTCCTCTTCTTCAGAAGTTAAAAATAAGAAGACTTGA